The Coccidioides posadasii str. Silveira chromosome 2, complete sequence genomic interval actaACTAACCAATACAAAGTAAAGCGACGACCAGCGACCAGAGCGCTAGCGAAAAAGATGTCTTCGTATGTCACTGTAATGACGGAAGCCTTTGATTGGTGAGGACGAACCCGTGTTTCATCAGTTCATGCCACGTGGCGTGGTGGAGCTTAACTCGACAACCCCGTTTCTGGTCGCTGATCGCTTGTTTTCCCGTCTATGTATCCCACACTGCCACGCGATGAGTTCCACAACACGAAAGAAAAGCAGGACGTGTTTCCGTGATGTTATGTAAAATTTCGAGAGACACGGGAATATGATACACCGCTCATACCGGGCTGGAGTTGAGCCATGCGCAGGCGCCTCGACTCGTCGTGGGGGAGTTGAACAACTTGAGGATTCTTGCACTGATTATGCTTCGTTGCCCGGCAAGCAAAGCTTTTGAATTCGTCGACAGAGAGGGTCCCAGCGTCAAAGTGTGATGACTTGCATAGAGTTAACTCGTTACCATTGTGAGGGCCCGCAGGCTTGGTTGTAACTAGTAAGCAAACAGGCGTgtattactccgtacagagcgCCCCATACGTGCTCTCAAAAGGTATTCAGTACTGGCACATACCCACCTGGAATATCGTTGTTCGCAGCCTATCCTGACTCAGAGTGAGGGTCTTCCATGCGCGACTCGGCCTCAGAATGTCACCGAGCGTGGCCCACTCTGGAGCAGTTTATGGAGAGAGACCCTCATGGCTCCTCGTATTTCTTATGTTTATCTTGTATTTGTTATTTCCAAGCTGGGAGGCGGAAATCCAGGTGTTGTCGGCTGAGTTTACCGATTGCGGTGCTGAGCTAAATGCCGGCGGTCAAACAAAAAGGCGAATGAGAGCGAGACAAATC includes:
- a CDS encoding uncharacterized protein (TransMembrane:1 (o17-34i)), coding for MSPSVAHSGAVYGERPSWLLVFLMFILYLLFPSWEAEIQVLSAEFTDCGAELNAGGQTKRRMRARQILTGRHDIDAMDRDVGNRLNSLRNGEQKRRPVLSNRHRYEYEGGRPTRTIYLLDIALSLS